ATCCCTAGTAGAACTGCTATCTGCTTCTGCCTCCTGCCTTCATCCCGGTTCCTCCCCCGTGGACTGTAAGCTAAGGTCCGTGGTCTGATCTTCTAATTCGTGCTAATCCGTGCTAATCCGTGGTTCATTCAATCCGAGTAAATCTGCGGAATCCGCGGATAAGAAGAGTCTTTCTGTGTCGTTGACCAAGCCACTGAGCCTTTACGGATTCATCTCATACGAATCCTTGAGCGCCAGCACGTGGTTCCGCCAAACGTTGCCGTAACGTTCCTCATTCACCGCCGGCTTGCGGATCATCTTCATGCACAGCTTCGCCTGCGCCTCACTGCTGCTCGGTTTGCCATATATCTGCAGTGCGAACCTCGAAAAATCCCGTACCATGAAGTCGAATACCTGGTCGATCACATCGTCTTCAACTGCATATATCCGCGCGTTCTCAAGAACGAGCTGGCCGTAAACGATCAAGGTGAAAAGTTCGCCCAGGCTCATAAGAAAATCCGTGTCCTTCTGCTGATCCGCCGACGGCGGCGCATTCATCAGGAATTCCCTGAATACCTCGATCTGCTCCTTGAATATATTCACATTCGGCAGATCATACGAATCATACGCCGCCCTGTAATCATGGAAAGTTATATTGCCGAGTCCCTTCGTCGGCCCTTGCCTGAACAGGAAATCGTCATTGCGCGGCTCAATTTGTTTCTGGAGTTCCGCAAACTCTTGCGGATTCAGGAAATAATTCGGCATGAACTTCAGGATGAGCGCGATGTTGACGTGAACCGTCCCCTCGAGGCGGGGCAGCATGCGGATGTCACGGACCGCCATCTCGAAATACGTGTCTTTCTCGCAGCCTTTGGCTGCGATCACGTCCCAAAGCAGCGTGATAACGTCCTCGCCCTGAGTGGTCACCTTCATTTTCACCACAGGATTGTACAGCAGGTACCGTCGATCCTCGAGCGAAGCCGATCTCATGTAATCCGAGGCGCGAAGCGCGACCAGCTTCATGGCGACCAGGCGGGCGTACGCCTCTGTGAACATTTGCTTGACGTGCGGAAAATCGGTGACATACATGCCGTAGAGCCGGCGGTTGGCGGCGTGATTGATCGCCTCATGCAACGCGTGCTCGCAGATGCCGATCGACGCCCAGCCAAGGTTATATTTGCCGATGTTCACGGTGTTGAGCGCAGCATCCCACGCGTCTCTCCCGGTCGACAAGATATCGGCTTTGGTGATCGGATAATCGTGCAGCGCGAAATTGGCGACGTAGTTCTGGGAATCCACCACATTCTTCTTCAACTCGAATTTCTCATGTTTCGAATCGACCACGAAAAACACATAATCGCCGGTGTCGGCCATCTTGCCAAATGTCGAAATCATTCGCGCTTCGTTCGCGTTTCCAATATAATACTTTTCGCCATTCGCCTTATAGGTGCCGTCGGCGAGCGGCGTGAGCGTCATACCCGTCGAATAAACATCCGCACCATGCTCTTTTTCAGACAGCCCGAATGCAAAAATCTCCCCCTTCTCCAGCAGGTGGGCCGCCTTCAGCTTCTGCTCCTCGTTGTCGCTCATCCAGATCGGGCCGAGCCCCAGAATCGATACCTGCCAGGTGTACCAATACGCCAGACCGTAAAACCCCAAAATCTCGTTGAACTCGCAGTTGCGCCAGGTGTCCCAGCGGCAGTCGGCGCTGCCGCCATAACTCGAAGGCGTCAGCAACTGGGAAAAAATCTTCTCTTTCTTCACGAAATCAAGAAAATCCGAGTACCAGACCTTCTTGTGATCGTCCTCCTTCACGCTGGCCTTCCCTTTTTTCTCGAAAAATTCAATCGTCCTCAACATGATTTCCTTGGACTTCTTGTCGACATATTCGCGCTCATGCCTTTTCGGATTCAACAAGATCATAATTCACCTCTTGAAGGGATTTTTGGGGTGCATCTCGAAGTTCGGTAGGGCAAGTATATTTGCCGAAATGCACCTTGTCAAATGCAGGCAGGCTTCGCTCGCGGAACAGCCCGCCGGCACATAGCTTGGAGCCCCGGTGGCACAGGCGTCCCGCCTGTGATTTTATGAAGATTTCACTAGTCCCCCAAAACTTAGTACCTTTCGCTGGAAATTCGACGCCACCCACCCCTTAGCAAGCTGGAAGACTGCGTAACATGCAATTCCGTCGTAGCGCAGGCATCTTGCCTGCAAGAAAGTCCGGCGCGTGTGCCGACCGCATGTTTGTTGCTTAAGTGAATGGCATTACTCCCAACCTGCTGCCAACCACAGGCTGAAAGCCCAGCGACAATATCTCCCTCAGAAGAAAAGAGGCAGCAGAAATATCTGCTGCCTCTTGGGCTATTTCGACTTCGGATGAGATCTAATATTTTCCCAGCACCGCTTTTGCGCCGGCAAGCGCAAGCACCTCGTTGCAGCCGTCCTCGATAAGCGAGGCGCGCGCGTCGCGGAATATCTTCTCGATCGTGTATTCCTTGCTCAAGCCGTAACCGCCGAAGAGCTGAACGGCATCATTGGCCACTTCAAACGCGGCCTGAGTCGCAGTGATTTTGGCTGCAATCGAAAGCTCGACCGCCGGTGGAAGCGTCTGGCTGTTATAAATCAGCGCCGTGCGCGACAACGCCCGGGCCGCTTCCACTTTCCTGAACATGTCGAACAGCTTCTGCTGAATCCACTGATGCTCGACCAGCGGCTTGCCTCCCTGCACGCGCACCTTGCAGTAATCGAGCGCTTCCTCGAATGCAGCGCGCGCACAGCCGGTGAAGATGGCGCCCATCGCCGCGTTCGCGCCGGCAAGTGTCATATGCATCGCCATCGGATACATATCCGGCTGCGCGAGCATGTAATTGGCCGGTATCCGAACGTCCTCCAGCACGAACTCGCCCTGATTGAGCGCCCGCTGGCCGATCTTGTTGAGCGAGCGTCCCTTCTGCACGCCTGGCGAATTCAGCGGAACAATCGCGACTCCGCCGCCGTTCATCCCGCGCGAGGCGTCAATGGTGAGAAAGGTAAGCGCATGCGTCGCAACGATCCCATTGGACACCCACGATGACTTTTGCCCGTTGATCACCCACTGGTCGCCGTCAAGCTTCGCGGTTGTCGTAAAGGTAATATTCCCCTTGCTGAACTCCTCAGTCCCAACCACCAGGGAATCCGATCCGTGCTCCGGCTCAGTGATCGCCCAGCATCCAATAAATTTCGCATCTTTATCCTCGACAAACGGGCGCACAACGTTCTTGATCAGGTCGTCATCCATGCTGTTGGCCGCCGTCGAGAACGGAAACGAGGACACGCCGATCGCAATGGCAAAGTCGGCGCTCGCCCACCCCATTTCCTCAAGAAATATATGCGTCTCCACCGGCCCAAAACCCATGCCGCCATACATGGGATCGATCGAAGCCGTATGATAACCCAACTCGTAAGCCTGCTTCATCACCTTCCAAAAAAGCGACCCCTTCTTTATCACATCTTCCGGATCGGCCAGCTTGTCCAACTCCACGCTTGCCGGCCTCAACACTTCCTTGCAAAACTTGTGGATGCTCTCCTTGAGCGCAACCTGTTCATCCGTAAGAGCGAGAGTTTCCGTATAACGAAGCATCGGTGACTCCTTTCTTTGACGCGCCGGCGATTAGCGGGCAAACATATTTCGAGGCTTGAGCAACAACCGTAAGCTCGTGCATGGGGAATCAATCTGCACGATTATATTTGGACGGAAACCGAAAAGTCAAGACAGGAATGAATGGGGTTTATTTTGTGAAGCAAAATCGAAATGGGCGAAAACAGGTGCTCGAAAAACTCGCGCTGCCCGAACGCGCAAAGCTGAATCTCCAAATATTGCCCCATAATAATGGCACTAGATCCGCGCCGGCGGATCACCCTTTACTCGCACCTTGGAAACAGCCAAACTCCTCGTATCGAAAAACCTCAGGGGCGCATCCTTCCATTCCTTTGCATACTCGACCCCAACGCGCACGCTCCGGGAAATCGACGGGCGGTATCGGCAGTCGTCAAGAAGAAAGAGTGAATCTCCCGTCAGATCAAGGCCATTATCGGAGCGCGTGATCCGGAGAGCCCGCGTCAGTTTGCCCGGTCCCGAGAGATCGGCGTCCCAACCATCGAGAGGTTCTGCAGCCCGAATCAGCACAGCCTGCGCGTCTCCCGCCTCGCTCGCCACGATATTGAACATCTCATACATTCCGTAAATGAGATACACATACGCGTGGCCGCCCGGCCCAAACATGATTTCCGTCCGTCTGGTCCTGCCTTTGGATGCATGACAGGCAAGATCATGCGCTCCAACATATGCCTCCGCCTCCACAATCCGGGCGCGATATTCCTTCCGTCCGATGCGACGGACAAGTATCTTGCCGATTAGATCCGGCGCAAGCTCGATGGCAGGTCGATCGAAGAAGGAATGATCAAGCTTCTTTAAGAACGCTTTGGACTGTTTTCTCGACATTTTCTTGAATAGGTGAGAGTAAAAGCGAAATGGCTACTCGTTCAGCTCCGGCTCGGTTCGCAACTTCTTCTTCTCCGCCTGCCGCTTCTTCCCGGCCAGAATCTTTTCCTGCGCCCGTTTTGAGCGCTTCCGCTTCTGGCGGCGGATTTTCTCACGGAGCTGTTGCTCCGCGCTGATCCTGCCGAGCATTCGTTTCTCGATCTTGTCGGCGAGCAGGCGGCGCGCAAGAAACCGGTTCAGCGCCTGCGAACGCTCGCGCTGCACCTTGACTTCTATTCCCGTCGGAACATGCTTGAGATACACGCGAGTGGCCACCTTGTTGACATTCTGTCCGCCGGCCCCGCTCGAACGAATGAATTTCTCGACAAGGTCCTTCTCTTCAATTCCCAGCCGTTCCATTCTGTCGCGGAGATCGGACTGCTTCTTTCCGCTTACTCCAAAGTCTATCATGTGCCAGACAAACCTAGCTGATGCCGTAGCGCTTCATCTTGCGCCACAGCGTGTTCCGGGATATTCCCAACTCCGCGGCCGTGCGGTTGCGATTGCCGAAATGTTTGGCCAATACCGTGCGAATCGTTTCCGCCTCCGCACTGTCCAACGGAAGAAACTTCGCCTTCTGCGACGCGGCCGTTTCCGTTACCGATGCAACGATATGGCTGGGCAGATCTTCCAGTTGAATGATGTCTCCGATGCAGACTACAAATGCATGCTCGATCGCGTTCTCCAACTCGCGCACGTTGCCCGGAAACGAATATCCCATTAGCGCTGCCATTACCCGCTCGGAACATCGAGAGATGCGGCGCCCCTGCAATGCATTGAATCGCTCAATAAAATGATTGATCAGCAACGGAATATCCTCTCGCCGCTCGGCCAGCGTCGGCAGCGACAGGCGCACCACGTTCAAGCGGAAATACAGGTCGGAGCGAAAACGCTTCTTCTGGACCTCGCGCGCCAGGTTCTTATTCGTGCACGCGATCACTCTGAAGTCGGTCTTAACGGAAGTATTATCGCCGAGCGGAGTAAACTCTTTCGTCTCGAGAACGCGCAACAGCTTCACCTGCATTGCCGGCGAGAGATCCCCAATCTCATCGAGCAGAATGGTGCCGTCCGCGGCAATGGCGAATCGCCCCGGTTTGTCTTTTTTTGCATCGGTGAACGCGCCCTTCTTGTAACCGAACAGTTCCGATTCAAGCAACTGGTCGGGCAACGCCGCGCAGTTAATCGCGAGAAACGGCTTGTTGCGCCGGGAACTCAAATTGTGGATGGCGCGGGCCACCAGTTCCTTGCCGGTTCCGGATTCGCCTTCTATCAACACATTGCTCTGGCTGTTCGCAACGAGCGGGATCACCTCGAAAATCTTCTGCATCGAGGGGCTCTTGCTCACGATATCTTCGAATACATATGATCCCAACAGCCGCTTGCGAAGCTCGGCAACCGCAGAAAGGTCCCGGAACATCTCCACTCCGCCAAGCACACTGCCGTTCTCGTCAATGAGCGCCGACGTCGAGATCGCAATGGGGAGCTTCCGGCCGTCTTTTGTCGTTACAACCACCTCGACCGCCTCTGAGCGCTCTCTGGTCTTGATACTGCGCTTCAGCGGGCATTCAACTTCACAGAAATCGGCTCGAAATACCCGGTGGCACTGCTCACCCAGAACCTCTTCCTTTGTATAACCGGTGAGCATTTCCGCCATTCGATTAAACGACGTAATGCGTCCCTCGGCATCAATGGTAAATATCCCGTGGGAAATTGTGTCGAAGATCAACGGAAAAAAACGAGTATCGAGTTCCTTTTGTGACATCTTGCTCCTCTTCCTCCAATGAACCGTAACAGGGGTGATACGAAGAATCGCTAGGGTGATCTCGTTAAAAGTATAACACAGACGTTCCAAATTTACAACATTTGTGACGTGACATGTCTCAGCGATGGAACTCGTCCGCACGCCGCATTGAGTCGGGAAAAGGCTGCTCATCCGGTTGTGGTTGCCTTTTTCTGCAACGTTGCAAAAGTTGCAACTCGGCTTGCAACATTAATTTCTGATGATCAAAGTTCAATCTGACGACATTCCGTGCTTCTTTTTCTCACGGCCCGGCCCAATTCTTGCCCTCTATGAGAGAAACAACCCCTGTTAAATCACCCCGGTTAAATGAGCAGGATCAGGTTATGACCACCAAATATCCCTATTATGTGGAGCCGTATAACGAGACGGAGCGGCCGCGTCGGTTCCTGGAGGCGTTTTCAGCCATTCTCCAGCACAGCAACTATGGGTTTGTTCTCGACACCTATTCGAAGATAACAACCAAATGCGCCCGTTGCGCCTGTAACTGCCAGGTTTTCATGGAAAGCGGAGAGCTGAGAGATGTCCCATGTCACCGGACTGAACTTCTTCTCAGGGTCTACCGCCGGTACTTCACGCTCGGCGGAATGGTGAGTTCGAGACTCTTCAATGGATTCACCCTCACCGACCGCTACATCGATGAGATGGCTGAAAACTTTTATCGATGCACCGCGTGCCGGCGCTGCAAGTTCGGCTGCCCGATGGGGGTCGACCACGGCTTGATGACCCACCTCGCCCGCTGGATACTCGCCGAAATCGGGATCGTGCCGAAAGCGCTCGTCGTGGCGGTACGTGAACAGTTGCAGGGAAAGACCGGGAACACATCGGCCATCCCTGTCGTCGCCCTCAAAGATACATGCGAATTCCTGGAAGAAGAACTCCTGGAGAATTACAACATTCCGGCGAAATTCCCGATGGATGTCGAAGGCGCGGAAATGGTCTTTTTCCCGGCGGTCAGCGATTACCTCCTCGAACCCGATACCTTGATGGGCAACGCAGCCGTCATGCATCTCACCAACGGCTCGTGGACCATCGGCACCGGCTACTACGATGGCATTAATTACGGCCTTTTTTACAGCGATACCCATCTCTGCAACATCGTCCGAAAGGAAGCCGCCGAAGTGAAGAGGTTGAAGGCAAAGAAGGTCCTTATCGGCGAGTGCGGCCACGCCTCGCGCTCGGCAAAGGCATTCATTCCCACCTTCTGCGGAGGCAAGAAAGCTCCGCCGGTCATCAATATCATGGAATACTCCCACAAGGCGCTCCTTGACGGGCGGCTGAAGGTGAAATCGGGCGCAATCCTCGATCGCGTCACGTATCACGACCCGTGTAATATCGCGCGCTCGAAATGGATCATCAATCAGCCGCGGGAACTGCTCGAGGCGATCTGTAAAGATTATGTCGACATGGTTCCGGGCGGCCAGATGAATATCTGTTGCGGCGGCGGCGGCGGAACGGTTTCGATCGATGAAATCCGCAAGTTCCGAACGGGCACGGGCGGCCATGTCAAGGCCGAACAGATAAAGGCGACCGGCGCAAAATACGTTGTGGCTCCCTGCGCGAACTGCAAAAAACAGCTCCGTGAGGTCTGCGAGGATAACGGATTGCACGATGTCGAGATCGTCGGCCTGCATGACTTGCTGTTGAAAGCGCTCGACCTGGAATACTACGGCATAACCGCACCGGAGAAGAAAGAGGAAGAGGAATAACCATGGAACAGTGGCTTGAATGGGCGCGCGGCCCACTATTCAAATTCGCGTTCGCGGTGATGGTCCTGGGGCTCTTCCGTCACCTGCTGTTAGCCGTTGCCGGCACCGTGCAGGCGTTGCTTCGGGCTGGCGACACAAAGATACCCTATAAGGTTGTTTTCCGGA
Above is a window of Candidatus Abyssobacteria bacterium SURF_5 DNA encoding:
- a CDS encoding peptide chain release factor-like protein, which codes for MIDFGVSGKKQSDLRDRMERLGIEEKDLVEKFIRSSGAGGQNVNKVATRVYLKHVPTGIEVKVQRERSQALNRFLARRLLADKIEKRMLGRISAEQQLREKIRRQKRKRSKRAQEKILAGKKRQAEKKKLRTEPELNE
- a CDS encoding acyl-CoA dehydrogenase — translated: MLRYTETLALTDEQVALKESIHKFCKEVLRPASVELDKLADPEDVIKKGSLFWKVMKQAYELGYHTASIDPMYGGMGFGPVETHIFLEEMGWASADFAIAIGVSSFPFSTAANSMDDDLIKNVVRPFVEDKDAKFIGCWAITEPEHGSDSLVVGTEEFSKGNITFTTTAKLDGDQWVINGQKSSWVSNGIVATHALTFLTIDASRGMNGGGVAIVPLNSPGVQKGRSLNKIGQRALNQGEFVLEDVRIPANYMLAQPDMYPMAMHMTLAGANAAMGAIFTGCARAAFEEALDYCKVRVQGGKPLVEHQWIQQKLFDMFRKVEAARALSRTALIYNSQTLPPAVELSIAAKITATQAAFEVANDAVQLFGGYGLSKEYTIEKIFRDARASLIEDGCNEVLALAGAKAVLGKY
- a CDS encoding DNA-3-methyladenine glycosylase yields the protein MSRKQSKAFLKKLDHSFFDRPAIELAPDLIGKILVRRIGRKEYRARIVEAEAYVGAHDLACHASKGRTRRTEIMFGPGGHAYVYLIYGMYEMFNIVASEAGDAQAVLIRAAEPLDGWDADLSGPGKLTRALRITRSDNGLDLTGDSLFLLDDCRYRPSISRSVRVGVEYAKEWKDAPLRFFDTRSLAVSKVRVKGDPPARI
- a CDS encoding PAS domain S-box protein, with protein sequence MSQKELDTRFFPLIFDTISHGIFTIDAEGRITSFNRMAEMLTGYTKEEVLGEQCHRVFRADFCEVECPLKRSIKTRERSEAVEVVVTTKDGRKLPIAISTSALIDENGSVLGGVEMFRDLSAVAELRKRLLGSYVFEDIVSKSPSMQKIFEVIPLVANSQSNVLIEGESGTGKELVARAIHNLSSRRNKPFLAINCAALPDQLLESELFGYKKGAFTDAKKDKPGRFAIAADGTILLDEIGDLSPAMQVKLLRVLETKEFTPLGDNTSVKTDFRVIACTNKNLAREVQKKRFRSDLYFRLNVVRLSLPTLAERREDIPLLINHFIERFNALQGRRISRCSERVMAALMGYSFPGNVRELENAIEHAFVVCIGDIIQLEDLPSHIVASVTETAASQKAKFLPLDSAEAETIRTVLAKHFGNRNRTAAELGISRNTLWRKMKRYGIS
- a CDS encoding (Fe-S)-binding protein gives rise to the protein MRETTPVKSPRLNEQDQVMTTKYPYYVEPYNETERPRRFLEAFSAILQHSNYGFVLDTYSKITTKCARCACNCQVFMESGELRDVPCHRTELLLRVYRRYFTLGGMVSSRLFNGFTLTDRYIDEMAENFYRCTACRRCKFGCPMGVDHGLMTHLARWILAEIGIVPKALVVAVREQLQGKTGNTSAIPVVALKDTCEFLEEELLENYNIPAKFPMDVEGAEMVFFPAVSDYLLEPDTLMGNAAVMHLTNGSWTIGTGYYDGINYGLFYSDTHLCNIVRKEAAEVKRLKAKKVLIGECGHASRSAKAFIPTFCGGKKAPPVINIMEYSHKALLDGRLKVKSGAILDRVTYHDPCNIARSKWIINQPRELLEAICKDYVDMVPGGQMNICCGGGGGTVSIDEIRKFRTGTGGHVKAEQIKATGAKYVVAPCANCKKQLREVCEDNGLHDVEIVGLHDLLLKALDLEYYGITAPEKKEEEE
- a CDS encoding acyl-CoA dehydrogenase, with product MILLNPKRHEREYVDKKSKEIMLRTIEFFEKKGKASVKEDDHKKVWYSDFLDFVKKEKIFSQLLTPSSYGGSADCRWDTWRNCEFNEILGFYGLAYWYTWQVSILGLGPIWMSDNEEQKLKAAHLLEKGEIFAFGLSEKEHGADVYSTGMTLTPLADGTYKANGEKYYIGNANEARMISTFGKMADTGDYVFFVVDSKHEKFELKKNVVDSQNYVANFALHDYPITKADILSTGRDAWDAALNTVNIGKYNLGWASIGICEHALHEAINHAANRRLYGMYVTDFPHVKQMFTEAYARLVAMKLVALRASDYMRSASLEDRRYLLYNPVVKMKVTTQGEDVITLLWDVIAAKGCEKDTYFEMAVRDIRMLPRLEGTVHVNIALILKFMPNYFLNPQEFAELQKQIEPRNDDFLFRQGPTKGLGNITFHDYRAAYDSYDLPNVNIFKEQIEVFREFLMNAPPSADQQKDTDFLMSLGELFTLIVYGQLVLENARIYAVEDDVIDQVFDFMVRDFSRFALQIYGKPSSSEAQAKLCMKMIRKPAVNEERYGNVWRNHVLALKDSYEMNP